Within the Enoplosus armatus isolate fEnoArm2 chromosome 9, fEnoArm2.hap1, whole genome shotgun sequence genome, the region GTTTCTTGACCTCGCCTTGAGGAGTTGAAGGTTTATGCTTTTAGAGGCCCGTCTCATCAGTCATCACTAACCAGTTCCCTCTTTCAGATAACAGACATTCAGATAGTTTTCAGCCCCATAGTCACTGACAAAATTTGGTATTTGATAGTAAAGGTATGGCATGGTTCCATAATTACCCTGGTAACGCTTTATTTTATAGGTCTATAATTTAGATCATTTTCTAtgaagtttcctggaaagaacaaTGTAATTTCACGCCCATTATagggaaaatattttttttttcttgaaagaGCAGCTCCATTTAAACCCAAGTAAATActcatgaattattcatttagtaTTGGAAACTCAATTCTCCAAGATGCTAAGATCAATTCACCAGAAACTAGAAACTCTGGCATCAACATATCAGCTCAGTTATCAGCGGGCTGTATTGTAATAAGtagaaaagaaatacagattGTAATGGtctaaataaaaatgagatgCCTTTATCAAATATTTGCTTACACCTATTTTGGCAAGCAAACAAGATAAATGTTCAAACAAAGAGACTCGGGGCATACCATGATTCTACAGTTTATTTTTAGACTGTAAATGTACCGCAGCATATATGGATGGACACAAAAGGAAGTGTAATACAGACCAgccaaatacaaacaaaacagtttgcTTATCCAAATAAGTTTACGTCATCTTTAACAAAAGACTTTAAAAACAACCAACCATTTAAATCAATACATGTGTAAAACAGTCGATTGTTGTCCAGGGAGATCAGATAACACACTGTCTGATTGATACGATGTGAAATAGCAGCTCTGCGAGGAATCTTTCCCTTCTGGTCTCATTGATTTCTATCAGTCAGTAAAATCAGATTAGGCAGCAATCAATAAACACTCTGACTTTCAAACGACATTCTTTGTTCTGTCTTCATGCTGGTCCCTCATGCAGAAATGCCCAACCTCCGTCCATAACATGCACACTGAAAGACTGGAGAGTCTCAACAATTAACATAGAAGAAAAAACGGTTAGTCGAATGTGTCAGCGTAAGGAAACGATCGATATCTTTATGGATAGAATTGGCACATTGGTGGTTAGTGTCACTGAGGTGCGCACCAAGGCACCACTTTGGTTTTCATAGTAACTACAGTATAAAGAAAACGTATTTTTCCTCTGACTAACACTAAAACTGCTTTAACTCAAACTTCTCACTACTTCTTCTACCGGTTCCTCCCCAGATGACCAGGATTCACCCTCAACTTCAGACTCCTCAGAATGGaccagctcctccacctgcttCACCTCCGAATGCATCTGCTCCTGCTCTTTCTTCGCGGCCAGGGCTGACTCGATATCCATCCTGGAGTTCCTGTAAACCACATTCGGGTCTTCCAGATTCCCCCAAACCAAGTTGTCAGCAAACCCTAGATTCTGATTGGTTTGCTCAGCTGCTTCATTATAGGCATCATCTGGTTGATAGGTGGCACCGGTCTCCAAGGACGACACCCAGTAGTCATTCTTTACACCAGAGCTAAAGAAACCATGGAGGTCGTTGTCTTTGCCATTTGTGTTCAATAGTTCTGTTGAGTCCTTCACCACAAATATATCGTTTTCATCAGGTACACTGTCGGGGGAAATCTTGAGGGGCTcctctttaaatgtcacaacgCCCTGACCAGAGCCTCCGTCGTCAGGGAGATAACTTTCAGCTGATTCAGGCACATTATCACCTTCTACATCTTCATTCTGAtctctgttttcaaagtccTCAATTAGGTTCTCTAGGACTTCCCATTCAGCTGTTTCTGGAACTTCTGGAAATTCCTGACAGTCTGCAACATCCTCAATTAGATGTTTTTGAGATACGCTGGATACTTCCACAGGTGCAACCTCTTTCACCTCAGTGGGGACAGCCACCTCCTGCAGGTTTACCTGATCTGCTGTTACCTGTAAGTTAGGTTCCTCTGAGCTGTTGATTTCTTCTATATCAGGCCTGCTGATGAAGTCCCTGAAGCCAGAGTGACCTTCTGTTACATCAGTATGTGTCACCATGGACTCATTGtgttcatcctcttcctctcttttctctggaGCATCTATAGCTTTTTGATCTTCATGCTGGACCTCCTCATCAGCCAGAGTGTCTGTTTGGGGCATTACTACTGACGGATCACTGAAATATAAGTTCTCATAAGGTTGATCTATAATGTCCTGCGTTCTTGTCTTTGCAGCCTCTTCTTGCTCCGTCACTTCCTCGACAGACTTGTCCTGCAGATGTAGcatctcctcactctctctgacctgctgctgtgcaAAGCGAGCGCTGTAGCTGTCTGTGGCGAGGTTTTCTAATTCCTGTTCCacaagtctgtctgtctccaacTCCTCATCGTAGTCCACATTTGTGGGTACCATGAGTTTGGTGAGTTCTTCATCCGAATGTCCCTCACTGACTTTTCTGataatttcttctgttttttctgtatcATTCACCAGTGCAGCGTGATCACTTGCAGTCATACCAGGGCCAACACCCCTGTCCTCACTGTGAGCATATCCCAGATCATATTCCTCATCCAGCGCTTCCCCTTCAACTTCTTCGCACAGATCTTCCATAGTTCCAAATCTCTTTGACTTGCCTTCACTCCACATTCCAGTTCCCGTCTCTCCGATCTTCTTTTCCGGATCACCTTCTGAAGACTCGCTCTCATCCATGTGTGACGCCTGAGTATTTACGTCAGTCTCATCGCTCTTGTATCGAATCAGAGGACGAGTGTCAGCTAGAGTGTTTTCCTGAGCGTAGCTGTCGCTCTCCAGCTCGGTCCTCCAGGAAACAGAGACATTTTGAGagtcctcctcttcattgtcttcttcatcatcaggAAGCGGTGCATGCTCTTGGTCTAACGCAGCACTCGGTCCATCATCATCTACTTGCGTGTCCATCAGTGAAGAGGCCACGTTGTCGTCTTGCTGTACATCTGTGGCAACATCCAGTCTAATTCCTCTCTTTTCATGCTTTTGTTCTCTTGCCGATATGTCTTCCTCTGGTTCAGCGTGCTGTCGTTCTTCTTCATTCTTTTTTATGCCATCATTTGTATTCAGATCCACCTTCCGCTCTATTACGCTGTCCCATGTATCCATCT harbors:
- the nes gene encoding nestin translates to MELHSVHKTFHHSHLGEEKHQMLNLNRRLETYLSRVKLLEEENALLAKEIQTLRHSNHGASTRRKGLEEELQQARLEVDVAWRDRVHTELEVGRLVEELQALDLHRQKEAQAQVKTKTKLEQSRKALEEEQRAQIWLREKVSQLEHEMRLLIQTHQEDVAHLEASLTHSRATMPPTLAQRGNQTPNLLQLGQEYSQSATKAWQEAAEAYQGQLARLEESLNQARSRLTRVGQEKSESQLKLQTLQKEIASAHDVRLHLEKTAAQQEDRYSQEIQQLQEHLEGLEAEKEELGQQIDGLLLENRRLLQLKMSLGLEVATYRALLDSESLRGDIPLLNQPRNISITDAVFSPQGVKKNYQTQLSASHKTTSLSSVRGVTGTGSTAMTAAPIWSRKPVTLTETPKISMKAAYEDTSKSATLETPYPKILQDGAVENFRPQEVQEKVTYAEPLSPPNEEALADTTSGDKEGEEDSNNVGVEPPAERPVVESVVSYQVESGLSTEPPFNDEVSQHQFTTPNLTPYHVRMTEEPCAFSDDSDKDAPLEIPAEKEDMQEPHAPFDAWVEKECTDKEVEHVQEETTDSETEAILEPNFESRTSSPLSECEPEESMFNTDFSRDENIFKEDAAEIRQEISSSIVGTNETDVEDKLYPDGEEMDTWDSVIERKVDLNTNDGIKKNEEERQHAEPEEDISAREQKHEKRGIRLDVATDVQQDDNVASSLMDTQVDDDGPSAALDQEHAPLPDDEEDNEEEDSQNVSVSWRTELESDSYAQENTLADTRPLIRYKSDETDVNTQASHMDESESSEGDPEKKIGETGTGMWSEGKSKRFGTMEDLCEEVEGEALDEEYDLGYAHSEDRGVGPGMTASDHAALVNDTEKTEEIIRKVSEGHSDEELTKLMVPTNVDYDEELETDRLVEQELENLATDSYSARFAQQQVRESEEMLHLQDKSVEEVTEQEEAAKTRTQDIIDQPYENLYFSDPSVVMPQTDTLADEEVQHEDQKAIDAPEKREEEDEHNESMVTHTDVTEGHSGFRDFISRPDIEEINSSEEPNLQVTADQVNLQEVAVPTEVKEVAPVEVSSVSQKHLIEDVADCQEFPEVPETAEWEVLENLIEDFENRDQNEDVEGDNVPESAESYLPDDGGSGQGVVTFKEEPLKISPDSVPDENDIFVVKDSTELLNTNGKDNDLHGFFSSGVKNDYWVSSLETGATYQPDDAYNEAAEQTNQNLGFADNLVWGNLEDPNVVYRNSRMDIESALAAKKEQEQMHSEVKQVEELVHSEESEVEGESWSSGEEPVEEVVRSLS